One stretch of Caballeronia sp. Lep1P3 DNA includes these proteins:
- a CDS encoding hybrid sensor histidine kinase/response regulator — protein MAIGMRPVVHKTPKGPHRMVRLSLGYSAGQGSVWFGAADAEFPSVTDLAFLRAATSLAATGLQAARAMHEREEASRAKDEFLAMLGHELRNPLAPITTALGLIRKHRGGASDPYHDIIERQVTHLSRLVEDLLDVSRITRGSIELAVEPLRIGSVLARAMEAASPLVEQRKQSLSMNVADDGALISGDLTRLTQVFGNLLNNAAKYTDVGGRIHVEAAASGTHISVGVSDNGAGISAELLPRLFKIFEQGRTTIDRAGGGLGIGLALVKNLVELHGGKVSATSGGSGKGSTFTVTLPIAPQTSAMPTLPPPAPLLPEGHGVRVLLVDDNEDGLLSMEAFLLEVGFDVAAASNAAAALKVAAEFSPAFAVLDIGLPDMDGYQLAEALRRQQSENPVRLFALTGYGQADDRRRSSDAGFERHFVKPVPLMELVDALSDFSGPSRS, from the coding sequence ATGGCAATTGGCATGCGCCCGGTCGTTCACAAGACGCCGAAGGGACCGCACAGAATGGTTCGGCTTAGCCTTGGTTATAGCGCGGGCCAGGGCAGCGTCTGGTTCGGTGCGGCGGATGCGGAGTTTCCATCGGTGACCGATCTGGCGTTTCTTCGGGCGGCGACCTCGCTTGCGGCCACGGGTTTGCAGGCAGCGAGGGCCATGCACGAGCGAGAGGAGGCGAGCCGCGCCAAGGACGAATTTCTCGCCATGCTTGGACATGAGCTTCGTAATCCGCTTGCGCCCATTACCACGGCGCTTGGGCTGATTCGCAAGCATCGCGGAGGGGCGTCGGACCCGTACCACGACATCATCGAGCGGCAAGTCACACACCTTTCGCGCCTCGTAGAAGATCTTCTCGATGTGAGCCGGATTACACGCGGTTCTATCGAACTCGCCGTGGAGCCGCTGCGTATCGGGTCTGTTCTCGCGCGCGCAATGGAAGCCGCCAGTCCATTGGTCGAGCAACGCAAGCAGAGCCTCTCGATGAACGTCGCGGACGACGGAGCCCTTATTTCAGGGGATTTGACGCGTCTCACGCAAGTGTTCGGGAACCTGCTCAATAACGCCGCCAAGTACACCGACGTCGGCGGACGCATTCATGTCGAAGCGGCGGCAAGCGGCACGCACATATCGGTCGGGGTATCGGATAACGGCGCGGGCATCAGCGCCGAATTATTGCCGCGCCTCTTCAAGATTTTTGAGCAGGGACGCACCACCATAGATCGCGCCGGGGGTGGGCTCGGGATCGGTCTTGCGCTCGTCAAGAATCTCGTGGAATTGCACGGCGGCAAGGTCTCGGCGACTAGCGGCGGTTCGGGCAAAGGTTCGACCTTTACGGTCACGCTTCCGATCGCGCCTCAGACGAGTGCGATGCCCACGCTGCCGCCGCCGGCTCCCTTACTTCCGGAAGGGCATGGCGTGCGGGTTCTGCTCGTCGACGACAACGAGGACGGCCTGCTTTCTATGGAGGCTTTTCTGCTGGAAGTCGGATTCGACGTTGCGGCGGCGAGCAATGCAGCGGCGGCGCTCAAGGTGGCTGCGGAGTTCTCGCCCGCATTCGCGGTGCTCGACATCGGCTTGCCGGACATGGACGGTTATCAGTTGGCCGAGGCACTGCGTCGGCAGCAGTCTGAAAATCCAGTGCGCCTTTTTGCGCTGACCGGTTACGGGCAGGCGGATGACCGCAGGCGGTCATCGGATGCAGGCTTCGAGCGTCACTTCGTCAAGCCCGTTCCGTTAATGGAACTGGTTGATGCCTTAAGCGATTTCAGCGGCCCGTCGCGCTCCTGA
- a CDS encoding sugar ABC transporter ATP-binding protein, whose protein sequence is MIDTPVVETIGLCKSFPGVRALHNVDFRLFPGEIHTLMGQNGAGKSTLINVLTGVHEHDAGEIRLGGSPVKFSSPLEAEAAGIRTLYQEVNLCPNLSVAENVFAGRQPKRRGAIDWKTINARAQAALAKLNVSVDVSKSLDAYPIAVQQMVAIARALSVDARVLILDEPTSSLDDGEVSRLFDVLRKLRQSGLAILFVTHFLEQTYAISDRITVMRNGEREGEYLAKDLPVEVLVSKMVGHERMTERLKRAANEPLTQHATAPPLLEMRGVGRRGLMNPVDIALRPGQILGLAGLLGSGRTETARLLCGAERPDAGAITVRGKPVKLHSPRDAVRLGIAYCPEDRKKEGIVADLSIRENIILAIQARLGVWRCIGKAKQREMADEYIQHLGIKARDAEQPIGLLSGGNQQKVLLARWLATEPSMLVLDEPTRGIDVAAKFEIMDRVLALCAKGLGILFISSEVSEVVRVSHRIAVLRDRRKVAEVAGHTASEDDVYRLIAGGSE, encoded by the coding sequence ATGATCGACACTCCTGTGGTCGAAACGATTGGCTTGTGCAAGTCTTTCCCTGGCGTTCGTGCGCTGCATAACGTCGATTTCCGCCTGTTTCCCGGCGAGATTCATACACTGATGGGACAGAACGGCGCGGGTAAATCGACGCTCATCAATGTGCTGACCGGCGTGCACGAACACGACGCCGGAGAAATACGGCTTGGCGGCAGTCCCGTGAAATTCTCGTCGCCGCTCGAAGCCGAGGCAGCGGGAATCCGGACGTTGTATCAGGAAGTGAATCTGTGTCCGAATCTTTCGGTCGCGGAAAACGTGTTCGCGGGGCGTCAACCCAAGCGACGCGGTGCCATCGACTGGAAGACGATCAATGCGCGCGCACAAGCCGCGCTCGCGAAACTCAACGTCTCGGTGGACGTGAGCAAATCGCTCGATGCGTATCCAATCGCAGTGCAGCAAATGGTCGCCATTGCGCGTGCGTTGTCGGTGGATGCGCGCGTGTTGATTCTGGACGAACCGACTTCCAGTCTCGACGACGGCGAAGTGTCGCGACTCTTCGACGTGCTGCGCAAGCTGCGTCAATCGGGTTTGGCGATTCTCTTCGTCACGCATTTTCTGGAGCAGACTTACGCGATATCGGACCGCATTACGGTCATGCGCAATGGCGAGCGCGAAGGCGAGTACCTTGCGAAGGATCTGCCGGTCGAAGTGCTCGTCTCGAAGATGGTCGGCCACGAGCGCATGACCGAACGTCTCAAGCGCGCGGCTAACGAGCCGCTCACGCAACATGCCACGGCGCCGCCGCTCCTCGAAATGCGCGGCGTTGGACGGCGAGGCTTGATGAATCCTGTCGATATAGCGTTGCGGCCCGGCCAGATACTCGGGCTTGCCGGTCTTCTCGGATCGGGCCGCACCGAGACCGCGCGCCTGCTGTGCGGCGCGGAGCGTCCGGATGCAGGCGCGATCACGGTGCGCGGAAAACCGGTGAAACTGCATTCCCCGCGCGATGCGGTGCGTCTTGGCATCGCCTATTGCCCCGAGGACCGCAAGAAGGAAGGCATCGTCGCGGACTTATCGATTCGCGAGAACATCATTCTCGCCATTCAGGCGCGGCTAGGCGTTTGGCGTTGCATCGGCAAGGCGAAACAGCGCGAGATGGCGGACGAGTACATTCAGCATCTCGGCATCAAGGCGCGCGATGCCGAGCAGCCTATCGGCCTCCTATCGGGCGGCAATCAGCAGAAGGTGCTGCTTGCCCGCTGGCTAGCGACGGAGCCGAGCATGCTCGTTCTCGACGAACCCACGCGCGGCATCGACGTGGCGGCCAAGTTCGAAATCATGGACCGCGTGCTTGCGCTCTGCGCAAAAGGGCTTGGGATTCTCTTCATTTCATCTGAAGTGAGTGAAGTCGTGCGCGTGAGTCACCGCATCGCGGTGTTGCGCGATCGCCGCAAGGTTGCCGAGGTCGCGGGCCATACGGCATCGGAGGATGACGTGTACCGCCTCATCGCCGGAGGATCGGAATGA
- a CDS encoding MEDS domain-containing protein, with translation MDQPTLAGTPLDAFHVCAFFNSREEEYETLSPFFKEAIDNGEKNMHIVNPALVDDHRARLVASGIDAPQCEICGQLEVVTWREAYLDDKGEFDKDRMLAVVDRLTGTGRDAGFSRIRIMGNMDWVFDDSDAVPRLIEYEAEVNEVLERNRQPAICVYDMAKLSGAMLMDLLRTHPLTLVNGVVQENPFFTAPSEMVRELKRRQSPDAPLNPHSESNA, from the coding sequence ATGGACCAGCCGACCCTGGCAGGCACGCCGCTAGACGCGTTTCACGTTTGCGCGTTCTTCAATAGCCGCGAGGAAGAGTACGAGACGTTGAGTCCCTTTTTCAAAGAGGCGATCGACAACGGCGAGAAGAACATGCATATAGTGAACCCGGCACTGGTGGATGACCATCGCGCCCGCCTGGTCGCCTCGGGAATCGACGCCCCGCAGTGCGAGATATGCGGGCAACTGGAAGTCGTCACCTGGCGCGAAGCCTATCTCGACGATAAAGGCGAATTCGACAAGGACCGCATGTTGGCCGTCGTCGACCGGCTGACCGGCACAGGCCGGGATGCGGGCTTCTCGCGCATCCGCATCATGGGCAACATGGATTGGGTTTTCGATGATTCCGATGCCGTTCCAAGACTCATTGAATACGAAGCCGAAGTGAACGAGGTGCTCGAGCGCAATCGGCAGCCAGCCATATGCGTGTACGACATGGCGAAGCTCTCCGGCGCCATGCTGATGGACTTGTTGCGAACGCACCCGCTTACGCTCGTCAACGGTGTCGTGCAGGAAAATCCCTTCTTCACGGCACCGTCGGAAATGGTGCGCGAACTCAAGCGCCGCCAGTCACCCGATGCGCCTCTCAACCCGCATTCCGAAAGCAACGCATAA
- a CDS encoding class I SAM-dependent methyltransferase, whose translation MNAYRFDPARAIAIAATVLTLAITGCASPSHERDLQSNSAASLDAAINGPQRASRARARDVYRHPRETLQFFELNPAQAVLKIAPGGGWYADILAPYLRDSGQLYEAQYISTSPDLAREDNATDSEYRQKLANAPAVYGKVVVGTLHRGEFQGFDANGKFDRVLTFRNIHNWVKDGQLDANMHAFFGALKHGGELGVEEHRARPGTSLQRMIDSGYVTEAFVIEHARAAGFVLSASSEINANSKDTKDYPNGVWSLPPTYKGGDIDRARFAAIGESDRMTLRFVKP comes from the coding sequence ATGAACGCTTACCGCTTTGACCCAGCACGCGCAATCGCAATTGCCGCTACTGTGCTGACGCTTGCAATAACGGGCTGCGCATCGCCGTCGCATGAACGCGATTTGCAAAGCAATAGCGCTGCGTCACTGGATGCCGCCATCAACGGGCCGCAGCGCGCAAGTCGGGCGCGTGCGCGCGATGTCTATCGGCATCCAAGAGAAACCTTGCAGTTCTTCGAATTGAATCCGGCACAGGCAGTGCTGAAAATCGCACCGGGAGGCGGTTGGTACGCGGACATCCTTGCGCCTTATCTGCGCGATTCAGGGCAGTTGTACGAGGCGCAATACATCAGCACGTCACCCGATCTAGCCAGAGAGGACAACGCGACCGACTCGGAGTATCGGCAAAAGCTCGCTAACGCTCCGGCCGTTTATGGCAAGGTCGTGGTCGGCACATTGCATCGGGGCGAATTTCAGGGCTTCGACGCGAACGGGAAATTCGATCGCGTATTGACGTTCAGAAACATTCATAACTGGGTCAAGGACGGGCAACTGGATGCGAACATGCACGCCTTCTTCGGTGCGCTGAAGCACGGCGGCGAACTCGGGGTCGAAGAGCATCGGGCACGGCCGGGAACGAGCTTGCAGCGAATGATCGATTCGGGCTATGTCACGGAAGCGTTCGTCATCGAGCACGCACGAGCGGCCGGATTCGTGTTGAGCGCGAGCAGTGAGATCAATGCCAATTCGAAAGACACGAAGGATTATCCGAACGGCGTATGGTCGCTGCCGCCGACATACAAAGGCGGGGACATCGACCGGGCACGCTTCGCCGCAATCGGAGAATCGGATCGCATGACGCTCAGGTTCGTCAAGCCTTAG
- a CDS encoding PRC-barrel domain-containing protein, translating into MKLWNCLTLATALGLASVGAHAQVAGTQPLSVTVQQSQALLEGWSAKKSIIGKAVYNDRNEKIGSIKDLVISPDTTVSAAIISTGGFLGVATHDVAVPIASLDIRNGNFYLAGATKQALKDTPEFQYNKVQAPPKPRKLKAE; encoded by the coding sequence ATGAAACTGTGGAATTGCCTGACTCTTGCAACCGCTCTGGGACTCGCGAGCGTTGGCGCGCACGCGCAGGTCGCGGGCACGCAGCCGCTGAGCGTCACCGTTCAGCAATCGCAGGCATTGCTCGAAGGCTGGAGCGCGAAGAAAAGCATCATTGGAAAGGCGGTCTATAACGATCGCAACGAGAAGATCGGCTCCATCAAAGATCTGGTGATTTCTCCCGATACCACGGTTTCCGCCGCCATCATTTCGACCGGTGGTTTCCTGGGCGTCGCGACGCATGATGTCGCCGTACCGATCGCGTCGCTCGATATCCGCAACGGCAATTTCTATCTGGCCGGGGCCACGAAGCAAGCGTTGAAAGACACGCCTGAATTCCAATACAACAAGGTACAGGCCCCGCCCAAGCCGCGAAAGCTCAAGGCCGAATAA
- a CDS encoding H-NS family nucleoid-associated regulatory protein, with protein sequence MATIDTLNAKIAKLQAQAEALKKKQSVAVIAQIHQLMDDHGLSIGDLAGGNETGRRKSKADFSAGSGKAHKSAAKYRDPKTGAEWSGHGRAPGWIASAKNRDRFLIDKNAKSAAVTRKTGKAVGNYVRGPQPAKYRDPDSGATWSGRGKAPGWLASAKDRTAFLIDGFDASSEGKQPGAKQAKAKKTVARKRSTSEASA encoded by the coding sequence ATGGCAACAATCGATACTCTGAACGCAAAGATCGCGAAGCTGCAAGCCCAAGCCGAAGCGCTGAAGAAGAAACAATCTGTCGCTGTTATCGCGCAGATACATCAGTTAATGGATGACCACGGCTTGAGCATCGGCGACCTGGCGGGTGGCAATGAAACCGGAAGACGAAAAAGCAAAGCGGACTTTTCGGCTGGTTCCGGCAAAGCGCACAAATCGGCGGCGAAGTATCGCGATCCGAAAACCGGAGCCGAATGGAGCGGTCATGGCCGCGCGCCTGGCTGGATTGCGAGCGCCAAGAATCGCGATCGCTTTCTCATCGACAAGAATGCGAAGAGCGCTGCGGTTACCAGGAAGACAGGTAAAGCTGTCGGCAATTACGTGAGAGGCCCGCAGCCGGCCAAATATCGTGATCCCGACTCTGGCGCGACATGGAGCGGCCGGGGCAAGGCACCGGGGTGGCTCGCGAGTGCGAAAGATAGAACGGCATTTCTGATCGACGGCTTCGACGCGTCGTCCGAAGGAAAGCAGCCCGGCGCCAAGCAGGCGAAGGCGAAGAAGACGGTGGCCAGGAAACGTTCGACGAGCGAAGCGAGCGCGTAA
- a CDS encoding oxidoreductase: MMNRDNSVWLITGCSTGFGRELAKAVLERGWRAVVTARDASKVEDIIKGHEERAIVLPLDVQNPAQIAEAVERTTQRFGRIDALVNNAGYGYLAAIEEGEDDAVRDMFETNVFGLVDMTKAVLPIMRAQKSGIVINVSSIGGLTSFAATGYYHGTKYAVEGISESLAAEVKPLGIDVLLVEPGPFRTNWAGPSIKQSATEIADYAATAGERRKQTAARSGNQIGDPVRAAHAIIEAATAETPPLRLLLGKAALELARKKLDSLKGDFDAWEKTTVGADFPENEA; this comes from the coding sequence ATGATGAACCGGGACAATTCCGTCTGGCTGATCACCGGCTGTTCGACCGGCTTCGGCCGTGAGTTGGCAAAAGCGGTACTCGAGCGCGGCTGGCGCGCGGTCGTGACAGCCCGCGATGCGTCGAAGGTGGAGGACATCATTAAGGGACATGAAGAGCGCGCAATCGTATTGCCGCTCGATGTACAGAATCCCGCTCAGATTGCGGAAGCCGTGGAACGCACGACGCAGCGTTTCGGCCGCATCGACGCGCTCGTCAATAACGCGGGCTACGGCTACCTCGCCGCAATCGAGGAAGGCGAGGACGATGCCGTGCGCGACATGTTCGAGACGAACGTATTCGGCCTCGTCGATATGACCAAGGCCGTTCTGCCGATCATGCGTGCGCAGAAAAGCGGCATCGTCATTAATGTCTCGTCGATTGGCGGGCTGACCAGCTTTGCCGCTACCGGCTACTATCACGGCACGAAATACGCGGTGGAAGGCATATCGGAATCGCTCGCCGCCGAGGTCAAGCCGCTCGGCATCGACGTACTGCTCGTCGAGCCGGGGCCGTTTCGAACCAACTGGGCGGGGCCATCGATCAAACAATCGGCGACCGAGATCGCCGACTATGCGGCAACGGCCGGCGAGCGGCGCAAGCAAACCGCTGCGCGCAGCGGCAATCAGATCGGCGACCCAGTGCGGGCCGCGCACGCCATCATCGAAGCAGCGACTGCCGAAACCCCGCCGTTGCGTCTGCTGCTAGGCAAAGCCGCGCTGGAGCTTGCGCGCAAGAAACTCGATTCCCTCAAAGGTGATTTCGACGCATGGGAGAAGACGACAGTGGGAGCGGATTTCCCTGAAAACGAGGCGTGA
- a CDS encoding DUF2934 domain-containing protein: MEDQKEQDRIRRRAYELWEREGSPDGRAEEFWQRAIESLDTESSQGTGSQQADANGTSDAARSERERISEESEGPTGK; the protein is encoded by the coding sequence ATGGAAGACCAGAAAGAGCAAGACCGTATTCGTCGCCGGGCCTACGAACTGTGGGAGCGCGAGGGCAGTCCGGACGGACGCGCCGAAGAGTTCTGGCAAAGGGCGATCGAGTCGCTGGACACGGAATCGTCGCAAGGAACGGGAAGTCAGCAAGCGGATGCGAACGGCACTTCCGATGCAGCGCGCAGCGAGCGCGAACGCATCTCCGAGGAAAGCGAAGGCCCGACCGGAAAGTAA
- a CDS encoding ABC transporter substrate-binding protein, producing MTQTRRAVLGAILGSVVLIAAGVNARADDKQITLGFAQVGAESAWRTANTVSVKSAAKDAGINLKFSDAQQKQENQIKAIRSYIAQRVDVIAFSPVVESGWEPILTEAKNAKIPVILTDRNIDVKDKSLYVTMIGSDFLEEGRRGGKWLEEHYKNDKGPINIVELQGTVGSAPANDRRAGLLEVIKNDPKFKVIASQSGDFTLAGGKQVMEAFAKTYGKQINVVYAHNDDMALGAIQAMEEAGMKPGKDVTVVSFDATKGGFEAMAAGKINVDVECSPLLGPQLMTAVKEVVAGKPLPKRIVTEETIFPMSVAAQTLPQRKY from the coding sequence ATGACACAGACCCGTCGTGCGGTACTTGGTGCAATCCTTGGTTCGGTTGTATTAATCGCTGCAGGCGTGAATGCGCGCGCCGACGACAAGCAGATCACGCTCGGTTTTGCGCAAGTCGGCGCGGAAAGCGCATGGCGTACCGCGAATACCGTTTCGGTGAAATCCGCTGCAAAGGACGCGGGCATCAACCTGAAGTTTTCCGATGCCCAGCAGAAACAGGAAAACCAGATCAAGGCCATTCGCTCCTACATTGCGCAGCGCGTCGATGTCATTGCGTTTTCTCCGGTGGTCGAGTCCGGTTGGGAACCCATTCTCACCGAAGCAAAAAATGCAAAGATTCCGGTGATTCTCACGGACCGCAACATCGATGTGAAAGACAAGTCGCTCTATGTGACGATGATTGGATCGGACTTTCTCGAGGAAGGGCGTCGAGGCGGCAAGTGGCTGGAAGAGCACTATAAGAACGACAAGGGGCCGATCAACATCGTCGAATTGCAAGGCACGGTGGGATCGGCGCCCGCGAACGACCGGCGCGCGGGCTTGCTCGAAGTCATAAAGAACGATCCGAAGTTCAAAGTCATCGCATCGCAAAGCGGCGACTTCACGCTTGCTGGCGGCAAGCAGGTCATGGAGGCTTTTGCCAAGACCTATGGCAAGCAAATCAACGTCGTGTATGCGCATAACGACGACATGGCGCTCGGCGCAATTCAGGCGATGGAAGAAGCCGGCATGAAGCCGGGCAAGGACGTCACTGTGGTCTCGTTCGACGCGACCAAAGGTGGCTTCGAGGCGATGGCTGCCGGCAAGATAAACGTCGACGTGGAATGCAGTCCTTTACTCGGGCCTCAGTTGATGACGGCGGTAAAGGAAGTCGTTGCAGGCAAGCCATTGCCGAAACGCATCGTGACCGAAGAGACCATCTTCCCGATGAGCGTCGCCGCACAGACATTGCCGCAGCGCAAATACTGA
- a CDS encoding glycosyltransferase: MQGFSERGHQVFALAANYDYSAADPLRGRVELRIFRQDVGLVRTLMRLVRLGALAAVDDQGRKRLFVALRAAVRGCRSALLDIASGSETSGVDFDVVIAHFGPIGVRAMYLQEAGLLTGPIATVFHGADMSEQAIVDHWLPHYRRLFQVSPLLLPISDLWRERLIQWGAPASRTKVHHIGVDLDQLTAKSCNLPVHRPLKVLSVARFTEKKGLAYAIAAVRDCEHPIEFNIIGYGPLESDLRQIASSSTNKINFLGKRTHEQVFDELQNADVFLLPSVVATNGDMEGIPVSIMEAMALGVVVVATRHSGIPELVTDGVTGILVEERSSGDIVEALCAIVENRADIEAMRVNARRKVEADFNSQKLDEDLEQLLVGMLGCGASPGAESRDFYSQKAAASSDRPLT, from the coding sequence ATGCAAGGGTTCTCCGAGCGTGGGCATCAAGTCTTTGCTCTTGCAGCCAACTACGACTATTCCGCGGCTGATCCTTTGCGAGGGCGCGTCGAGTTGCGGATCTTCCGGCAAGACGTCGGACTTGTGCGGACCCTAATGAGGCTCGTGAGACTCGGCGCCCTTGCCGCAGTGGACGATCAGGGGCGCAAGCGCCTGTTCGTTGCGCTGCGTGCGGCAGTGCGCGGCTGTCGCTCCGCACTGCTAGACATCGCGTCGGGTTCCGAAACGTCGGGTGTCGATTTCGACGTCGTCATCGCTCATTTCGGGCCGATCGGCGTGCGCGCGATGTATCTGCAGGAAGCGGGCCTGCTGACCGGACCGATAGCCACCGTATTTCATGGCGCGGACATGAGCGAACAGGCGATCGTCGATCATTGGTTGCCGCATTATCGACGGCTTTTTCAGGTGAGCCCGCTTCTGCTGCCGATCAGCGATCTCTGGAGAGAGCGGCTGATTCAATGGGGAGCGCCTGCTTCGCGAACGAAGGTTCACCATATCGGAGTCGATCTCGACCAGTTGACGGCCAAGTCGTGCAATCTCCCGGTGCACCGGCCGCTCAAGGTGCTCAGCGTCGCGCGATTCACCGAGAAGAAGGGACTCGCCTATGCCATCGCTGCCGTGCGCGACTGCGAGCACCCTATCGAATTCAATATCATCGGCTACGGACCGCTCGAAAGCGACTTGCGGCAAATCGCTTCTTCGAGCACCAACAAGATCAACTTTCTCGGCAAGCGCACGCACGAGCAAGTTTTCGACGAACTTCAGAATGCGGACGTTTTCTTGCTGCCCTCGGTCGTTGCGACGAATGGCGACATGGAAGGCATTCCGGTGTCGATCATGGAGGCGATGGCGCTCGGCGTCGTCGTCGTCGCGACGCGGCATAGCGGCATTCCGGAACTCGTGACGGACGGCGTGACGGGCATTCTGGTCGAAGAACGGTCGTCGGGCGACATTGTCGAGGCGCTTTGCGCGATCGTCGAAAACAGGGCGGATATCGAAGCGATGCGAGTCAATGCGCGCCGCAAGGTCGAGGCCGATTTCAACAGCCAGAAGCTCGACGAAGACCTGGAACAACTTCTTGTCGGAATGCTTGGCTGCGGCGCTTCGCCTGGCGCGGAAAGCCGCGACTTCTATAGCCAGAAAGCTGCGGCTAGCTCGGATCGTCCGCTCACTTAG
- a CDS encoding cytochrome P450 — translation MAYVRTATSETPRTVADLPCPPALPLCGNLLRLQPASLHLTLEAWARRFGSPYRVQLGPIPITVWTQADLMQTVMRERPHAYRRIAPMEAVLKELGGNGVFSAEGAAWEPQRRLVMHALSSSNIRSFFPTLAAITERFLVRLSEAAKRHKTLEMTDELKRYTVDVTSTLAFGEDPHTLDRERGIIQEQLALIPPALMRRVSALIPYWRYVSLPRDRRLMRAMKEVHRYIDSMIERARNRMSECPDSAPGNLLEAMLFARNAPDSKITDEQVAANVLTLLVAGEDTTANAIAWALMYIAADAGLQSRLFEESLKTLGDRSVCPDFDALKKLELCEAVCSEALRLRPVAAIQTFEPLTEVSVGGVVLPPGTRMFYLTRPGMLDPNNFVRPEAFIPDRWLHARQADNGPHEQKAYLSFGAGPRVCPGRYLAAVEMRLVISMMTRRFKLRLAVDSESIKEVSAFTMVPSRMPITLEARA, via the coding sequence ATGGCCTACGTTCGAACTGCCACGAGCGAAACGCCGCGCACGGTTGCCGATCTTCCGTGCCCGCCCGCGCTGCCGCTCTGCGGCAATCTGCTGCGGCTACAACCAGCGAGCCTCCATCTGACACTCGAGGCGTGGGCGAGACGCTTCGGCTCGCCTTATCGGGTGCAGTTAGGCCCGATTCCCATCACGGTGTGGACGCAGGCAGACTTGATGCAGACCGTGATGCGCGAGCGCCCGCACGCGTATCGGCGCATCGCGCCAATGGAAGCCGTCTTGAAGGAGCTTGGCGGTAACGGCGTTTTCTCGGCGGAGGGCGCGGCATGGGAGCCGCAGCGTCGGCTTGTCATGCATGCGTTGTCCTCGTCGAACATCAGGTCGTTCTTTCCGACGCTCGCGGCTATCACCGAGCGCTTTCTGGTGCGACTCAGCGAGGCGGCGAAGCGTCACAAGACGCTTGAAATGACCGACGAACTGAAACGGTACACGGTCGATGTGACGAGCACGCTCGCGTTCGGTGAAGACCCGCATACGCTTGATCGCGAGCGGGGCATCATTCAGGAACAGCTTGCGCTCATTCCTCCCGCACTCATGAGGCGAGTCTCTGCCTTGATTCCGTACTGGCGCTATGTCAGTCTTCCTCGCGACAGACGGCTCATGCGCGCAATGAAAGAAGTGCATCGCTATATCGACAGCATGATCGAGCGCGCGCGCAACCGAATGTCCGAATGCCCGGACTCGGCTCCCGGCAATTTGCTGGAGGCGATGCTGTTCGCGCGCAATGCGCCGGACTCCAAGATCACCGATGAGCAGGTCGCGGCGAACGTCCTGACGCTGCTGGTCGCGGGCGAGGATACGACGGCGAACGCTATCGCGTGGGCGCTCATGTATATCGCAGCCGACGCGGGTTTGCAGTCTCGTTTGTTCGAGGAGTCTCTAAAGACGCTTGGCGATCGAAGCGTATGCCCGGACTTCGATGCGCTAAAGAAACTCGAATTGTGCGAAGCGGTATGCAGTGAGGCGCTTCGCTTGCGCCCAGTCGCCGCGATACAGACGTTCGAGCCGCTAACGGAAGTGAGCGTCGGCGGCGTGGTTCTGCCGCCAGGCACACGCATGTTCTACTTGACGCGTCCTGGCATGCTGGATCCGAATAATTTCGTTCGCCCTGAAGCGTTCATTCCCGACAGATGGCTGCATGCGCGGCAAGCAGACAACGGCCCGCATGAGCAGAAAGCGTATCTTTCGTTTGGCGCGGGGCCGCGAGTCTGTCCGGGGCGTTATCTCGCCGCGGTGGAAATGCGCCTGGTCATATCGATGATGACAAGGCGGTTCAAGTTAAGGCTTGCAGTCGATTCCGAGTCGATAAAAGAAGTGTCGGCCTTTACGATGGTGCCTAGCCGCATGCCCATCACACTCGAGGCGCGCGCGTGA